The nucleotide window CTAGCGAGGAATGCACTGTAGCGTGGGGTATGTTATGCTGTGCTAATACATATTTTTGGTCTGAGTAATTTGTTCGGTTTTGGCGTTCATGCCACTGTGAAGCTTATTATTGATTAGAACTTAGTGTCAAATAGGGTGTCTGAGTCAGTATTGTTGGCTGAAATTTTAGGGGCTTTTTGATCAACTCCAAACCCTAAGGTCTAACTTGTGCTATTTGGGATATGCTGTTCTGTGCTTGTAGCTATTCTTTTCACTTAAACCATATGGGGccaatatttttcatttaaagcAAGGGAAATAATAGAGCATGATTTAATTTGTTGTGTCAAAGTATGTATTTATAGAGCCATAATTTGCTCTGTAAAGATTTTGGCATTACTAGAATGTTTTTGATTGCTTAACTAATTGATGCTTAATAATATCGTGGTTCCTAATTCTTTTCGTTCAGCATACGACATAGTGCATAGGTAATTTCTTCAAGAGGTAGATAGAACATTTGGTTTGTTTATGTTTGAGAAATCGGATATATGTTGTACTTTAGTCAGGATTATAAAGAATATTCACTGGCCCTTTCTCTAGTTTTATGTTCTTCTCTTGTTGTTACTGTCTGGCTTGGCCGTTCAGGATTACGCAAACTGTTGCTTGATTTGGCTGATATCTTATGCAGGAGTTTGCAACCATGCTTTTCACTTCCATTGCATAAGCAGATGGCTCAAGACCCGTCAAGTTTGCCCTCTAGGTACATATCTGGTTTTATTTCACCTCGCTTTTTATGTTTGAACGTATAATGGATTAGTTGGTAACCTTCTCACTGCCTTGGTGTCTTATTTGCTGGTATAGATAATAGCGAGTGGGAGTTTCAGAAATATGGCCACTAGAACTTTGGCGCCGCCGAGCTACTCGCTGCTTTCCACGAGCGAGATTATGGTTGTTGATCCTTCTAAGGAAACATTTATAGCCCTGTCTGGCTATTATATTTGCCTTGCTATTATCTTTTGGAAGAAAACTTATCCAGTAGAATTTGATCCACACAGACAGAGTAACATGTAAAGTTTCACTTTAATATTGAGCAATGTGTTCCATGATCATTTGCTCATCTTGGCTGTGTTTCCTGTTTGTATTTTGCAATCTACAATAGAATCTGTTGCCTTGCTAACTGAGAATTTCTTTTCCACCCTTTCAAGATTGAATTGTGAGTTGCTATATCCAGCTTATGAATTTTCCTACTTATCTGAAACTGTATTAACGATTAATGATTATCTCCAGTTGATGTGCCACGTGTACGTTTAACTGATAAAAAATGTTAGTGACTAAATGGCGTTGTAAGTTGTAATTGTGTAAAGTGTGTGCAACAATAGTATCGTATTCTTtacccttttatttttctttttgttattaattatcaCCATATGATAATATAATATAGTGGAATGAAATCTTGACCTTGACTCATCTTGCCCCAGCTTAACTGTGTAGAGAAGAACTGAATTAGATTTGTGCTAACATTGTCAATTCTGTATTAACTTTATAGAGCTTCGCGATTAAGGATATATTATTTTGTGTTATCATCACACTTTGTGAAAATGATATCCCCTCCCTAACCCATTTCGGACGGAAGTGCTCGGTTCtcgttttgttttttttcaatcaatttggAACTTGCAAAGTGATTTGACAGATAGAATTGGATTATGATGGTTAAGCAATTTATTCGTGCAATtgtgcaaaataaaataattaagccGAATCAGAACCAAAACAGGGTTATAGAAACCCCAGTCGAACTATCTAAGTACTATGAATCTATGATCAAGTAATCCTCATTGGTGTGGCACAGACTATTTAGATGATAATGGTTGAGCATAAAATTACAATTATTTACTCACACCAATAACCAAATTAATACACAATCCTAATATACCATGATATCTATTCTTACGCATACTCACACACATGTTCCTATATGTATGACTGAATGTGTTTTGAAGGTAGAGAAAAGCCTTCAAAGTCATCCACAAGCAGTTAGAGTAATTCTATTCTCTAATATGAAATTCATGTCAATAATTCCAATTTGGCTGTGAATTTTGACCCCACAATACAGAGGCTTTAACTCTACTGGTTCTGGTCTGCTGCCATGAGCAGATTTTTAGCTGAACTAGTCAGTCCTatacacttttatttttcttcatacCCATTAATTGTGTTCGGTTGAAAAAGGTAAGCCATGACAATGAGAAATGGCCTCCAATcccaaaatgaaaaataataatagaaacaaaaagaaaatctcTTGTGAGCCACAAAGGTCAACCACCTTCAccattagtttttttttcccCTGCACGTTCTCTACTACTTGTTCCCCTACTCAGGCTTGCACCCTTCAACTGTTAATTTAACTCCCTCATACTCATAGTCATAGTGCCCCACTGGCCCCACCTCCATGATTCTACTTCTACTTAATGGCTTCCCATTTTTCTCCatagttatataaattataaacaaaCTTCTCTttgaaataacagaaaaagggTCTCTATGATGGAGCATTCTCTGAATCCATCTATGGGGAAAGAAGCAGTCTCTGATGAAGAGAGTGGGTGGACTTCTTACTTCCAAGACTTATCTCAAGGCATGGTGATAAAAGAGCAAAGCTACTGTCTCAGTTTTGGTGGTGGATCCTCTTTGGTCTCagatgcttcttcttcttctgctgcTGCATGGAAGAAATTCTCTTCAATCCAGCAGGATAATAATCATGATCACAATCATCACCTTGCTTCTTGTTCTTCAGTTATTAGGAAGCCTTCAAGCCTCCCTAAAAAACTTTGTTTCAAGAAAACAAGAGCCAAGCAGATATCacaagaaggtgatgatccctTGGAAGACACTGCTAGTTCCCCTCTCAATAGTCCCAAggtatataaaataatttgcaGGTGCGATCATACCAGTACTAATGCAACACGGCCGTTAAACTTATATGAGTGAAAGTAGTACTAGGATACAAAACTGTTAACATTATGATTTCATTGTTTTGTGTAGGTAGGAGACTTGAATTCAACAGAAACTATTTCAAGGAATATTGATGATTATCAACTTGGTTCTGtggtatatattatatatatgtgtaacCTTAATTTGTCATTATAGTTTTTAATTTGCATTAGAAGAGAAGAAACTCTAGTCTTATGGTTTGGTTTGTAATGATGATTCTGCAGGGTAACAAGGGATTGGAATCAGAGTTGCAGACAAATGAGGGTGGTGAAGTGAGTTTTCATGGAAAGAAGAATATTGATGAGTGCAATGATTTGAAGAAAAGAGGGCTATGCTTGGTTCCTTTTTCCATGTTGGTTAATTATTATGGCTGAATGATTGATACCATTCCAAAAATGTGCCCTTCAATTCCTCATCTACTTTTTCTATGTTGATTCTATGTAGCTCAAGTTGTAGAATTGGATACTCAATGTGATTTATGACTCATCATAATTTTTATCATACCAATCAATGTTAACAATCTGCTGAGTCCAAGAATTTGTATCTTGTTAAGTTgccataaaaaaagaaatttagttACACTGTTCATCAAAATTTTATGTATGATTATCAATTGCCTAACACAAATTATCTTCTTTTATCTTCTATGTTTGGGTTTGATTAGgtaaatattatttgtaataaTAACCTGGCTCCAAAATTAGTCCATCCACTCAAGAAGACAAGACTAGACTAGATTCTGATTGTTGTTACTTGTTATAGTGCTTCAGCATTTCTCTTATGTTCATtgaacacaataaaaataaaataattaattaagaaaggTGAGAAGGTGTTGAGATATATATCCAGAAAACATGTGGACGgcaatattataaaatttgaaatggaTAGACCAAATAATGGGTCATCGGTGGAGGTGAAAAaggttaaagaaattaaaatagtgATAATAAACCCataaaaataagtttgaaattacttttatttaaaaataaataaataaataaacataaataaaaagagGAGTGAATAAGAAGATAAATTTTctggaattaaaaaaaatcttcacTTTGTGATGTTGAAAATCCAAGATTATTCCTAGCTATTTCAACATTATTAACTAATAACTATATTAAGGTTGTGTGGGGCATCTTAAGGATATGCACCACTTTAGCCTTGAGCAATCCTTTGAGGTTTATTTGTAACAATCTTTTGAgtgattaatttacttttttttgtttaaataaatatcgaaatttaaattttacttattttatatttattggtTAATAataaactcttaaataaaatttaaatatatagcaaattaatatttaatctgtcgaaataaaagatattataaaagaatatttataattattgtcTTCTGTATTCATATTGTCACCTTTAAATTGCATTATTCTTCTGATATAGATTAAGGTTGTTTATTCTTACTTCATTCCAATGCAACTTTTTCAGAATTAAGCAACTTTTTTTctgaactaaaaaataattaacaatatgCTGTTGTTTACTTTAATTTCTATATTATTGCATTGCATGGTATACTTCTAATACAGTATTTCTATAAGACTATAACtgtctttttcctgaaaaatatcatttattttttaaattcgttCATGACAAAGAAAAATGGCATGTAAGAATTGTAATCATCAACACTCAAGTTCTGTAGAAATTAAATTACTTATACACTCATGGCAAACAAGTATATATACGTATTCGGCTAAGATATACTTGTGATGAAGAATAGtaaaatatttagaaataaaaaatgttaaaaacaataatttttattaatattagataatactttacattaatatttatttttttactattaagtAACATTACTCAAAATACAAAGagataagaataataaaaaaataacacaacAATACAGAAAACACGAAAGGTATAGGGGAGCTTCGTTATTATCTTCCTTGTACCTTAGGAAAAGTAGTGATTAATTTATAGCAtataataaacatgaaatactaGAGTGATAGGtttaaatattagttttcatctTGTGCTTCCTGCTTGCCAATCATTTGATGAAGAATATAATTAAGAATATTCAGAAACGGCTACCATGTGCTCATAAAATCCAAGTATCAGATACAAACTTCTTAAACGCATTTACCCACAATTCCGTGTAATAAATATTAGACAAATATTGCGGCCATTGGGCATAGTTTTCTGATTTTAAATATCTAGTTCATAAAAAGTATATATGTAAATTTAATACCTCTTATTAAAGGAGgatatatgtattattatttggACTGATCTTGTATTTGTGATTATTAGATGAGAGATTCTTCATAAAGacgtataaaatatctttttgtaaAGACGTTTAtgtgttatattattattggacgtattaataaattggttatttttaaattttttaactaatcaaAATAACATCGATTTgtttataacaataataaatttaattgttattagATCCAATTGAACCAACTAATTTATATGACTCGGATTggaccattttttttttagatttttcactTCCACAAACGACATCGTTTTACAATcctaattgtatttttaaattataggaatttaaatgtccacaaaacaaaaattcagtgatatatttatctttttataaaaaaatttgaacataAATCGGTTCAAATTGTATAAATCAATTGGATTGACCGGGCCTAATAATTATAATGCGAATAATTgggtttattattattgttataataaATCGATTTTGTTATgatttgttaaaatataaattattaaccgatttaataaaaatgtccAATAATAACATGACACATGTAAacgtctttaaaaaaatatatttttagtgtcTTTATTAAAGTCGTCTCCTTATTAGATATATTtactttataaaaaataaattaataaattagttattatatactATAGTATACACAATTCACCCCTCTCAATTATTTTACCATAAAACAaagattattatatttatttcaaagattttgttttttctttaatttgttgaaattgtgaatatttttctattgaaaatcattattcttaaaattgGCCATTTTATAGAATGCATGACTCTTGCTAAGATTAAAGGAGTATTATTTATGAACCTAATCATTCATGTGTTGGTGTAATAgtatattcttcttcttcttttttttttaaattatattcctCTCTTCTCCGATATAAGTAAGACTTAATGCAAATTACTTTACAGCTATATAGTTTGGTACAATCATAAAGGCGGTTCACCCTCTCTATTGTTCTTATATAACCAAGATTATCATATTTTATTTCACAAATTAGAAGTCCAAGTTAATTACAATTAAgagatatttattataaattaaaattaaacatacCCACAAACGTAACTCCTATATCTTTGGACGTTTAATCCATGCTTTTGCTTTTGTGTGCATGCATGGATATGATGATTTATTTTGTGAGTACGTAAGCTTTATATAAATAGTTAAGTTATGGTTCAAAGCATAAAAATGAATAATGAATACTACGTGCGTGTTAAATGTTTCATTGCGCAGTGTGTATATATGAGTGTGTTGTGTATATATGAGTGTGTGTGACTGAGTCAACCATGTATTTAGGTGCAATCAATTTTacgtgaaattaataattaaaaattattaaggtAAAATCATGTATTTAGGTGCAGTCAATTTTacgtgaaattaataattaaaaattaaataaaaatttagtcaaattatttaataatttttaactattaattttacgtAAAATTAACGGTAGCTGAATTTTCAACGTATATGTACATAAGAATTATGATTCTATATGTGAATGCTTTGCATATGAACTTTGGTTGTCTCCGTCACAAAGCAATAATTCATAAATGGTGAAAACTGTTGACATTGACAACGATTTGATCTCTGTATTGTTACATATATGCCATGCCAATAATAAGATTAAAGTCTTGCACATCAAAAAAAAGTTAGGATTAGACTTGTAACcgataaaagaaaagaattaaaatatttatataagcCTCTTCTAGTGGATAAACTTTTCACTAATTTGAAAAGACAATTAATTAGTCCGAACCACTTGGACTATAAACGCGTTTAAATCAAAGGTTAGGTAACCaatcaaataattaactatCACTAATAATAATcatgttttaattaaaaaatatagaaaacaaCTCTATATGGAgctaactttttaaaaaatcttaattttaaaatttaaaaaattaattttacgcAGTGCTCTTacccttttttatttctcttttctttttgttcctccttttttttttagtctttcctttcaatctcttcttctctctcttcacattttttttaaatcattttaaaaaattttgtacaataattttaaatatttttttagttatattttagatattttttattatattttacattttttaaatgtATGTCATGGATTAGAAGATGAAAGGTCTATATATAGTTCAAAGACCATCTTCAAACTATTATCGCTTTCATAGGTTTCACATCGCTACGGAAAATTTTCAAACTAGATCATTTAGACTCGCGTAATGCCAAGTTAaacttttttacttttaatataaataattatattataataaattctatagtataatataatgataatagtataataaaattaactctgtcaatttacttttatatatattaaagtatttaattaataataataaatataattaatgataaataaataaataataagatgGTTTTTTCTCTGAAAAGAGCTTAATGATGATATTAAattcattattaattaatagacAATGTTAGTGGAAATTATTAGGAAGAGATaatggaattttttttaatgaaaactaCAACTTGAAGAAAAGGTTGATGTGACAATAGGATATATATAAATGAGATGTATGCCATTTTTTtagttgtaaaaaaatatatgtaagtTTTTATACAGATAAAATAGATAGAGattgttattatcattattagaaAATGAGTAATGCTAGAATAttagtataatttattatttttagttagtagttagttaataatatttaaaaatattgactaACAATATATTATTAGGCttttagattaaaaatattaaaacgatggataaaaatattagcaaatgtaaaataaaagcattaaccCATGAAGttttctcttaaaaaatattaaaagatgaatattttttaataaaattaactaatatttttagaaatttaattttgatgtaaaaaattttatacgtGTATCTAATTacgtaatattatattaataaaaataattaccttTTATATTAATCGCTTGAATGgttattcaaaaaaatagatGTGATTAtatgattatgtaaaatattttatacagttagtacatcaaaattaatctctatttttaattaatatcttatttttatattattataaattaaaatttaattaaaatttaaaatttagtactTAAAATATGATTGACTAAAATGATCGTCTAGCATGGTTCATTTTACAAcacaactaactaactaacaacAATCACAGTTTAAAACCGAACATTTTTACAATCATCGTATGCAATATCATAGGTTAGCTAGGATAAGCATTTATGGCCACTTGGCCACCATCAATCGCATCATCCTCCAGCACAGCATCGCTTAAATGCGATTAGAAAGCTCTTTTTGTTACAATGTACCTACGCAAACTTGCATATACATTTGCATGATTACAAACATATAGtgtattttttaatgtaatgGTTTTTATATATGGTGGTTGCATATATTAACATGAAGAAAATAGagtcaaatttaatttgaaactctatctatacatatataacatatatccaatttcttcttttaagtttacttaattaattagtattttaaaaacattCTGAAAAACTTGtaagaatatttattaaaatttataaatattcacAAATATTAACTTTTAAAACTGTCCTTTTTGAACTATATACAGATGTTTTTAAAATACATGCTCGTTATTAttagttgaatttaattttgatgcacaatCAAGTATAAAGTAATTTTACTCGTACATTCAATTACGTAATATTATATCcgtaaaaataactattttttatattaatcgtGTGAACGGTCattcaaaagaataaatataattgcACGACTGTGTAAAACGCTTTACACTGCCGATAtaccaaaattaaactcatacaAATTATATAGCATTAGCAAAAATGAGATAAAATGAAGAATGATAACCTTTTAAAAGTGCATCATTATTCTTGCTCTCCTAAACCTAGTTGctcaacaatatatatataattgagttTGAATGATGGAAGTAGTTTGAACTTGTTTATGTTATGAAAGGCAATGATGAAAGGGATGGTGAAGGATAGGGTAGAAAAACGAAGCTTTCCTAT belongs to Arachis duranensis cultivar V14167 chromosome 8, aradu.V14167.gnm2.J7QH, whole genome shotgun sequence and includes:
- the LOC107461984 gene encoding vascular-related unknown protein 1-like isoform X1, translating into MMEHSLNPSMGKEAVSDEESGWTSYFQDLSQGMVIKEQSYCLSFGGGSSLVSDASSSSAAAWKKFSSIQQDNNHDHNHHLASCSSVIRKPSSLPKKLCFKKTRAKQISQEGDDPLEDTASSPLNSPKVGDLNSTETISRNIDDYQLGSVGNKGLESELQTNEGGEVSFHGKKNIDECNDLKKRGLCLVPFSMLVNYYG
- the LOC107461984 gene encoding vascular-related unknown protein 1-like isoform X2, with amino-acid sequence MMEHSLNPSMGKEAVSDEESGWTSYFQDLSQGMVIKEQSYCLSFGGGSSLVSDASSSSAAAWKKFSSIQQDNNHDHNHHLASCSSVIRKPSSLPKKLCFKKTRAKQISQEGDDPLEDTASSPLNSPKGNKGLESELQTNEGGEVSFHGKKNIDECNDLKKRGLCLVPFSMLVNYYG